One stretch of bacterium DNA includes these proteins:
- a CDS encoding SpoIID/LytB domain-containing protein, which translates to MGGYTFDEYRVEDPYTKFVKTAQDSGYFSGDLILKCIGNSIYLQNIVDEEDYVISCTQNVVQQDTIKEYIKAVAVIIRTYLYHLISENIYMFPDSLPYWKYTGVGNISKLVKT; encoded by the coding sequence ATGGGTGGATATACCTTTGATGAATACAGGGTGGAAGACCCTTACACGAAATTTGTAAAAACAGCCCAGGATTCCGGCTATTTTAGCGGTGACCTCATCTTGAAATGTATTGGCAACTCTATCTACCTTCAAAACATCGTGGATGAAGAGGACTACGTAATTTCTTGCACCCAAAACGTTGTCCAGCAGGATACGATAAAAGAATATATAAAAGCTGTAGCGGTTATTATTAGAACGTACCTCTACCACCTTATTAGTGAAAACATCTATATGTTCCCAGACTCTCTCCCGTACTGGAAATATACAGGTGTTGGGAATATATCTAAACTCGTAAAAAC
- the ligA gene encoding NAD-dependent DNA ligase LigA has product MNKHALSREEAEKRIKELREQINYHNYRYYVLNSPLISDAEYDELMRELQELESLYPDLITPDSPTQRVGAPPQEEFGTIEHELPMLSIQDARNEDEIRDFDARIKRFLGLPQSANIEYSVEPKFDGLSCELTYISGIYTSAATRGDGFKGEDVTLNAKTIKSIPLRLLSGFTIPQKVQIRGEVIMKKKDFEALNEELAKKGEPTFANPRNAAAGSLRQLDPNITAKRKLDFIAWGLGVVEGIKFKTHSEALDAIEKWGFKASKPRKICKNIDEVIEYYRYMENVRDSLEYELDGIVIKVNDMDLWEKLGTTARTPRYFLAGKFKPRQRTTRIVDVVYQVGRTGQITPVAILEPVEVGGVIVQRATLHNFDEVQRLGVKIGDKVVVQRAGDVIPDIVQVIKEARTGEEKEILPPEKCPVCGAKVVREGAYYRCVSMQCPAKLKAHLRHFAQRRAMDIEGLGERVAEQLVDRGLVKDVADLFYLKKSQLLTLEGFADKSAQNLMDQINKAKKTTLARFLYALGIPNVGEFTAKVLADRFKSLEKLMNATYEQLISIPGIGPETASSIIEFFKNEQNRQILKKFLDVGITFEEVTKPVAESPFKGKTVVFTGELDSMTREEAKEKVESLGGKVSNSVSRNTDFVVVGKNPGSKYQKALELKVKILNEEEFLKLLKEAGLL; this is encoded by the coding sequence ATGAATAAGCATGCTCTTTCCCGTGAAGAAGCAGAAAAGAGAATAAAAGAGTTAAGAGAACAAATAAACTACCACAACTACCGTTATTACGTTTTGAATAGCCCTCTTATATCTGATGCCGAATACGATGAGCTAATGAGAGAACTTCAAGAACTTGAGAGTCTTTACCCCGACCTCATAACACCCGACTCACCAACCCAGAGAGTCGGGGCACCGCCTCAAGAAGAATTTGGAACCATAGAACATGAATTACCAATGCTTTCTATACAGGATGCAAGGAATGAGGATGAGATAAGGGATTTCGACGCTCGTATAAAGAGGTTTCTTGGGCTTCCTCAATCGGCAAACATAGAGTATTCCGTCGAGCCCAAATTTGATGGACTTTCCTGTGAACTCACATACATTAGCGGCATCTATACCTCTGCGGCTACAAGGGGGGATGGTTTTAAAGGCGAAGATGTAACACTAAACGCTAAAACAATAAAATCAATACCGTTAAGGCTCCTCTCTGGATTCACCATTCCACAAAAGGTGCAGATTCGCGGAGAGGTAATAATGAAAAAGAAGGACTTCGAAGCATTGAACGAAGAATTAGCAAAAAAGGGAGAGCCAACCTTTGCGAATCCGAGAAATGCAGCGGCCGGTTCTTTGAGACAGCTTGACCCAAACATCACAGCAAAAAGAAAATTGGACTTCATCGCCTGGGGACTCGGGGTTGTTGAAGGAATTAAATTTAAAACCCACTCCGAAGCCCTTGATGCCATTGAAAAGTGGGGATTCAAAGCTTCAAAACCCAGAAAAATCTGCAAAAACATTGACGAAGTGATTGAGTACTACAGATACATGGAAAACGTCAGGGATTCCTTAGAATACGAGTTGGACGGGATCGTCATAAAGGTAAACGATATGGATTTGTGGGAAAAGCTCGGCACTACGGCGAGGACACCCAGATATTTCCTGGCTGGAAAATTTAAACCAAGACAGAGAACAACCAGAATTGTTGACGTCGTATATCAGGTTGGACGAACTGGCCAAATCACTCCTGTTGCCATATTGGAACCTGTCGAAGTAGGAGGAGTTATTGTTCAGAGAGCAACTCTTCACAATTTCGACGAGGTACAAAGGCTTGGCGTAAAAATCGGTGATAAGGTAGTCGTTCAACGTGCTGGGGATGTCATACCCGATATTGTGCAGGTAATCAAAGAAGCAAGAACTGGTGAAGAAAAGGAAATCCTCCCTCCTGAAAAGTGTCCCGTATGCGGTGCCAAAGTGGTAAGGGAAGGCGCTTATTACCGTTGCGTCAGCATGCAATGCCCTGCAAAGTTAAAGGCGCACCTCCGCCACTTCGCTCAAAGAAGGGCAATGGACATTGAAGGTTTGGGCGAGAGAGTGGCAGAGCAGTTGGTGGATCGGGGGCTTGTAAAAGACGTAGCGGACCTATTTTACCTTAAGAAATCTCAACTTCTCACCCTTGAAGGTTTTGCTGATAAATCAGCCCAAAATTTAATGGATCAGATAAACAAAGCAAAGAAAACCACCCTTGCTCGCTTTCTTTATGCCCTTGGAATACCAAATGTAGGTGAATTCACGGCGAAAGTTCTTGCTGATAGGTTTAAATCTCTGGAAAAATTGATGAATGCAACCTACGAACAGCTAATCTCCATCCCGGGCATAGGACCTGAAACCGCATCCAGTATTATCGAATTTTTTAAAAATGAACAAAATAGACAGATACTTAAAAAATTTCTCGACGTAGGGATCACCTTCGAAGAGGTAACAAAACCTGTCGCCGAATCTCCCTTCAAAGGAAAGACTGTTGTCTTCACTGGTGAGCTTGACAGCATGACCAGAGAGGAAGCTAAGGAGAAGGTTGAATCCCTCGGTGGAAAGGTCTCAAACTCCGTCTCTCGAAACACAGACTTCGTCGTGGTGGGTAAAAACCCAGGTTCTAAGTATCAGAAAGCGCTGGAACTTAAAGTCAAAATTTTGAACGAAGAGGAATTTCTGAAACTTCTTAAGGAGGCAGGATTATTATAA
- the rocD gene encoding ornithine--oxo-acid transaminase, with protein MSLTEQFIKEAEKYSAHNYHPLPVVLSKGEGVWVWDVEGKKYLDCLSAYSAVNQGHRHPKIINALIEQANRITLTSRAFHNDKMGAFLKKLCEVAGFDKALPMNTGAEAVETAIKTARKWGYLKKKVEEDKAEIIVCENNFHGRTITIISFSSEPQYRFGFGPFTPGFKMIPFGDAEALEKAITPNTVGFLVEPIQGEGGVIVPPEGYYKAIREITKKHNVLLMADEIQTGFGRTGTLFAMDREGVKPDILIVGKALGGGVYPVSAILANEEVMDVFRPGDHGSTFGGNPLAAAVAMAAIDVIVEERLPERAEELGNYFMKRLREINSPYVKEVRGRGLLIGVEIKKEYGSARPFCEKLMELGILAKETHEQVIRFAPPLVITKEEIDWALERIEKVLKA; from the coding sequence ATGAGCCTTACAGAACAATTCATTAAAGAAGCAGAGAAGTATAGTGCTCATAATTACCATCCACTTCCCGTTGTACTGTCAAAAGGTGAAGGAGTCTGGGTTTGGGATGTTGAAGGTAAGAAGTATCTTGACTGCTTAAGTGCTTATTCTGCTGTTAATCAGGGCCATAGGCACCCCAAAATCATCAACGCTTTGATTGAACAGGCAAACAGAATAACTCTTACTTCCAGAGCTTTCCATAATGATAAGATGGGTGCTTTTTTGAAAAAACTCTGTGAGGTTGCTGGTTTTGATAAAGCTCTTCCTATGAATACAGGGGCAGAGGCAGTAGAGACCGCTATAAAGACTGCAAGGAAATGGGGATATTTAAAGAAGAAGGTTGAGGAAGACAAGGCTGAGATAATAGTTTGTGAAAATAATTTCCATGGCAGAACGATCACAATAATCAGCTTTTCTTCTGAACCACAGTACAGATTTGGTTTCGGGCCTTTTACACCCGGTTTCAAAATGATTCCTTTTGGTGATGCAGAGGCTCTTGAAAAGGCAATAACTCCGAATACAGTAGGTTTTCTTGTAGAACCAATTCAAGGAGAGGGTGGGGTGATTGTGCCCCCCGAAGGTTACTATAAGGCAATTAGAGAAATCACGAAAAAACACAATGTGCTTTTAATGGCTGATGAGATTCAGACGGGGTTTGGAAGAACGGGCACCCTCTTTGCAATGGATAGGGAAGGGGTTAAGCCGGATATTCTCATTGTCGGGAAAGCCCTTGGTGGTGGTGTTTATCCAGTCTCAGCAATCCTGGCGAATGAAGAGGTGATGGATGTTTTCAGACCCGGGGATCATGGTTCTACCTTTGGTGGTAACCCCCTTGCTGCGGCGGTCGCTATGGCAGCTATTGATGTGATAGTTGAAGAGAGACTTCCAGAAAGAGCGGAAGAACTGGGGAATTACTTTATGAAGAGACTTAGGGAAATCAATAGCCCTTATGTTAAGGAAGTGAGGGGTAGAGGCCTTCTTATTGGTGTGGAAATAAAGAAAGAATACGGTAGTGCAAGACCATTTTGCGAAAAGTTAATGGAGCTTGGAATTCTTGCCAAGGAGACCCATGAACAGGTGATCCGTTTCGCACCACCTCTTGTAATCACCAAAGAAGAGATCGACTGGGCCTTGGAGAGAATAGAAAAGGTATTGAAAGCGTAG
- a CDS encoding TatD family hydrolase, translating into MFDSHCHLNDPQFKKDLDEVIERAKFFGVEKILIPGYDLPSSIKALEIAEKYNFYASCGLHPHDAKKFTTTTLREMERLIKSSSKVVAIGEIGLDFYKNYSPQDIQREVFKQFLQFAEEFKKPVILHVRDAYKEVLEIIKEFHLVSVVFHCFSGGPQEAEVILQEANYYISFSGTITYKNEALQKVAKIVPVEKILIETDAPYLTPSLEKGRNEPAYLRHVLKKISDLKKIDYEELAEITYNNTLKAFKIQEKM; encoded by the coding sequence ATTTTCGACTCACACTGCCACTTAAACGATCCGCAGTTCAAAAAAGACCTAGATGAAGTCATTGAAAGAGCAAAATTTTTTGGTGTTGAAAAGATCCTAATACCCGGCTACGATCTGCCTTCTTCAATAAAGGCTTTGGAAATAGCAGAGAAGTACAATTTTTATGCCTCTTGCGGACTTCATCCCCATGACGCAAAAAAATTCACTACCACTACATTAAGGGAGATGGAAAGGCTCATAAAATCCAGCTCTAAAGTTGTTGCCATTGGAGAAATTGGCCTTGATTTTTACAAAAACTATTCACCACAAGATATCCAGCGGGAAGTATTCAAACAGTTTCTTCAATTCGCTGAAGAGTTCAAAAAACCTGTCATTCTCCACGTAAGAGATGCCTATAAGGAGGTCCTTGAGATCATAAAAGAATTCCACTTGGTATCCGTTGTTTTTCATTGTTTCAGCGGAGGGCCTCAAGAAGCGGAAGTAATATTACAGGAAGCGAATTACTACATCTCTTTCTCCGGTACCATTACATACAAAAATGAGGCACTGCAGAAAGTTGCGAAGATTGTCCCGGTAGAAAAAATTTTAATTGAAACCGATGCCCCCTACTTAACTCCTTCTTTGGAAAAAGGTCGGAACGAACCGGCTTACCTTAGACATGTGCTCAAGAAAATAAGCGACCTTAAGAAGATAGATTATGAAGAATTAGCTGAAATAACTTATAACAACACCCTTAAAGCCTTTAAAATTCAGGAAAAAATGTGA
- a CDS encoding polymer-forming cytoskeletal protein: protein MALEKNFEEKMDTIIGQGAEVTGNISVLGSARIDGKFKGNVKVQGTLIVGKAGVVEGDEISAKSAVIGGTVRGKLHVEEKVLFESTARFTGELTCKTLVVEEGVIFEGTCSMQKTQPKEAK from the coding sequence ATGGCACTGGAAAAAAATTTTGAAGAAAAAATGGACACAATAATCGGCCAGGGAGCCGAGGTAACAGGCAACATATCTGTCTTAGGAAGCGCCAGGATAGACGGAAAATTCAAAGGAAACGTGAAGGTGCAAGGCACCCTGATCGTCGGAAAGGCCGGCGTTGTTGAAGGTGATGAGATCTCTGCAAAATCAGCAGTAATTGGGGGTACAGTCCGCGGAAAGCTTCACGTTGAAGAAAAGGTTCTTTTTGAGTCCACTGCGAGATTCACGGGGGAACTGACTTGTAAAACTCTCGTAGTAGAAGAAGGGGTCATATTCGAAGGCACCTGTTCAATGCAGAAAACCCAACCTAAGGAGGCAAAATAG
- a CDS encoding C25 family cysteine peptidase → MILILLTLNFISDFFKIEKKLDNELIIKFKGPELFATYSNSEEEKYIFPVGDLLISSSPDDPFLPYYEIKVALNSITKFNCSVRPLRVESYHNLLLPTVPKFRNDGLSIEFSTYRGSKTPSENLIYKGETVIINGIPSAYIYFTPYSYDPFTKTFQYIKDAEIVIHFDKPQKSPTLTQGWYDSYLEPNFLNYSGVMAEKEKLLPSNPFDEGILWFQFKITEEGFYSVSYEDLEKAGLPYPFPIQQMAIFIRSVDTLPSSPADTINHFNKLPFEVLDNNGDGTFNSGDELRFFSPGPKGLRNYLMGNERTPLEIIKQIKYFKNPYTDTLSVWLVFGISGESFQVENLASSQEINELYTYYHYEKDLVNIAWKGLLWLGEEIFRPASSQEFGINYHFDLHSLASRNGFFRIQYAGATGTYHQFKAVLNFQDTLQDFSTGYVVRELFGIVNSISESNTLKCQLSTTNPSVEDRIYIDYFTLYYKKVVTALSDETAFFADTDSTVARLPIGSDIQAVFDVTNLYHPRKLGIFAYDKGRYISDTLKPGKIYYFASSIKKPVKIQLTPEAGALYRLRENINYILITQKSFVSSLIRYKNYREKNMLKFVDGNWERSNGVVEICTVEDIMRDFGFGIYDPVAIRNFLKFQYEKGNGNLIYVGLFGDACYDYKNINKTYGNLVPAYEPFLSANIEEEKGAKDDFYADFDGDGFADLLIGRVPFRTKEQLGIFLDKLYKYENNTVFNNWRTKVIFIADDEYGESGYPNEIGFHIPLANNIRRDTMITPPFLEIKLVYETSYGVVGNSVDRIRRGKEAKKDFIRKFNEGSFITTFFGHGNPVQLTHEQLLLLQDLPLLNTNYKNPISMFLSCKVGAFTRENPPLGIAEYMAIYNQSIGTIGSTIGQFVSINYFFGRNIHSTLSDRKLHPLGEVVNRAKTSSSSLTYYHLFGDPATIVYLPLPDFTLNLPAPDTLWIARKNTFELTNLQQNSEYYAILFHKPYEETYTNPSSPTVSVTYLGENKVLYRAPFSPGGEKDSISFFMPGTADTGTGFCFSILRKASDKNIHTLHISDLIASLGNISTQDRNGPDIKVYINGREASEVTEAPLSFRLKVILEDSSGINLYNVFAEEKGVMLFVDNGFIDLTPYFEFYPNSYTKGEVNYLFSSEQPGTKEFKLVAYDNLNNMSQKSFKLNLKSTVELCDEFLIFPNPVSKGDRVYFTFRINKSAHAKFEIFTISGRKIYQSVETEFPEGFNRISWNLRDTFGEKVSNGLYFVKLSIKTADGQKKELIKGFVIGK, encoded by the coding sequence ATGATTCTAATTCTTTTAACTCTTAACTTTATTTCAGATTTTTTCAAGATTGAAAAGAAGCTGGACAATGAACTAATTATAAAGTTTAAAGGCCCAGAGCTTTTTGCTACCTACAGCAATTCAGAGGAAGAAAAATACATCTTTCCTGTAGGAGACCTCCTCATCTCTTCATCACCGGATGACCCATTTTTGCCCTACTATGAAATAAAGGTTGCCCTCAATTCCATTACAAAATTTAACTGCTCAGTAAGGCCCTTAAGGGTCGAATCTTATCATAACCTTCTCCTTCCAACGGTTCCCAAATTCAGGAATGACGGGTTAAGCATAGAATTTTCAACTTACAGAGGAAGCAAAACACCCTCAGAAAATCTTATCTACAAAGGGGAAACAGTAATTATTAATGGGATTCCATCTGCCTATATCTATTTTACCCCTTACTCTTACGACCCATTCACAAAAACCTTTCAGTACATAAAAGACGCAGAGATAGTGATTCATTTTGATAAACCTCAGAAATCTCCCACGCTTACACAGGGATGGTACGATTCCTATCTTGAACCTAATTTCCTTAACTACTCAGGTGTCATGGCTGAAAAGGAAAAATTGCTTCCAAGTAATCCCTTTGATGAGGGTATTCTGTGGTTCCAATTTAAAATAACAGAGGAAGGTTTTTATTCGGTTTCTTACGAAGACCTTGAAAAAGCTGGACTTCCCTATCCTTTTCCAATACAGCAGATGGCAATCTTTATAAGATCTGTAGATACATTGCCATCTTCACCAGCCGACACCATAAATCATTTTAATAAATTGCCTTTTGAAGTTCTGGACAATAATGGAGACGGAACTTTCAACAGTGGAGACGAATTAAGATTTTTTTCACCAGGTCCAAAAGGGCTGAGAAACTATTTAATGGGAAATGAAAGAACCCCTTTAGAGATTATTAAGCAGATAAAGTATTTTAAAAATCCCTATACTGACACCCTCTCCGTCTGGTTAGTCTTCGGCATAAGTGGAGAAAGTTTTCAGGTAGAAAATCTTGCTTCATCTCAGGAAATCAACGAACTTTATACTTACTACCACTATGAAAAAGACCTAGTAAACATAGCCTGGAAAGGCTTGTTGTGGCTTGGCGAAGAAATTTTCAGGCCAGCCTCTTCGCAAGAATTCGGAATTAACTACCATTTTGACCTACATTCCCTTGCTTCTCGTAATGGCTTTTTCAGAATTCAGTATGCGGGTGCTACGGGGACATATCACCAATTTAAAGCGGTGTTAAACTTTCAGGATACCTTGCAGGACTTCTCCACCGGGTATGTGGTGAGAGAGCTTTTTGGAATAGTAAATTCAATATCGGAATCAAACACATTGAAGTGCCAGCTTTCAACTACAAATCCATCAGTAGAAGATAGAATATATATCGACTACTTTACCCTTTACTACAAAAAAGTGGTTACAGCCTTAAGTGACGAAACCGCCTTCTTCGCTGATACCGATTCAACGGTTGCAAGGTTACCCATAGGGTCAGACATCCAAGCTGTCTTTGATGTTACAAACCTATATCATCCAAGGAAACTGGGAATTTTCGCTTACGACAAAGGACGTTACATCTCGGACACTTTAAAACCTGGAAAAATCTACTACTTTGCATCTTCCATCAAAAAACCTGTTAAGATCCAACTAACCCCGGAAGCAGGGGCTCTATACAGGCTGAGGGAAAACATTAACTATATATTAATAACCCAAAAGTCCTTTGTATCATCACTCATAAGGTACAAAAACTACCGCGAGAAAAATATGCTAAAATTCGTTGATGGAAACTGGGAAAGAAGCAATGGAGTGGTTGAAATATGCACCGTTGAAGATATAATGAGAGACTTTGGATTTGGAATCTATGACCCTGTAGCCATAAGAAACTTTCTAAAATTTCAATACGAAAAAGGAAACGGAAACCTTATTTATGTCGGGCTTTTTGGGGACGCTTGCTACGATTACAAGAACATTAATAAAACCTATGGGAACCTCGTTCCTGCCTACGAGCCATTCTTATCAGCCAATATTGAAGAAGAAAAGGGCGCAAAGGACGATTTTTACGCAGATTTTGATGGAGACGGATTTGCCGACCTCTTAATAGGGAGGGTTCCTTTCAGAACAAAGGAACAACTGGGAATTTTCTTAGATAAACTATACAAATATGAGAATAACACTGTATTCAACAACTGGCGCACAAAAGTCATATTCATAGCAGATGACGAGTATGGAGAGAGCGGGTACCCGAATGAAATAGGATTTCACATCCCACTTGCCAATAATATCAGAAGAGACACCATGATCACACCCCCTTTTTTAGAAATTAAACTCGTCTATGAGACATCTTACGGAGTCGTGGGGAATAGTGTGGACAGAATAAGAAGGGGTAAGGAAGCTAAGAAAGATTTTATAAGAAAATTCAATGAAGGAAGTTTTATCACAACCTTCTTTGGACATGGTAATCCCGTCCAATTGACCCATGAGCAATTACTGCTTCTTCAGGACTTACCTCTACTTAACACAAATTACAAAAACCCTATCTCTATGTTTCTCTCCTGCAAGGTGGGGGCCTTTACAAGAGAGAATCCACCCCTGGGAATTGCAGAGTATATGGCCATATACAATCAAAGCATTGGTACAATTGGCTCAACCATCGGGCAGTTCGTTTCGATAAACTACTTCTTTGGGCGTAATATTCACAGTACTCTTTCAGACAGGAAACTCCATCCCCTGGGAGAAGTAGTTAACAGAGCGAAAACCAGCTCATCATCTCTGACCTATTACCATTTATTTGGAGACCCTGCCACCATTGTTTACTTACCCCTGCCAGATTTTACGTTAAATCTACCCGCACCTGATACCCTGTGGATTGCGAGGAAAAACACCTTTGAGTTGACAAATCTACAACAAAATTCAGAATATTATGCAATCTTGTTCCATAAGCCTTACGAAGAAACTTATACCAATCCATCAAGTCCCACGGTTTCCGTTACTTACCTTGGCGAAAACAAAGTGCTATACAGAGCACCGTTCTCGCCAGGTGGTGAAAAGGATTCTATATCCTTTTTTATGCCAGGAACCGCCGATACCGGTACTGGCTTCTGCTTTTCAATACTGAGAAAGGCATCTGATAAAAATATCCACACCCTTCACATATCAGACCTGATTGCTTCCCTCGGCAACATATCAACCCAAGACCGCAACGGACCTGATATAAAGGTATACATAAATGGAAGAGAAGCTTCGGAGGTCACGGAAGCCCCACTCTCTTTTAGACTTAAAGTTATTCTCGAAGACAGTTCCGGTATAAACCTTTATAATGTTTTTGCCGAGGAGAAAGGTGTTATGCTTTTTGTAGATAACGGTTTCATCGATTTAACACCTTATTTTGAATTCTACCCCAACTCTTACACAAAAGGGGAAGTGAATTACCTCTTCTCCTCAGAACAACCAGGCACTAAAGAGTTTAAACTTGTTGCATATGATAACCTTAACAACATGAGCCAGAAAAGTTTTAAGCTAAACTTAAAAAGCACAGTGGAGCTCTGCGATGAGTTTCTCATATTTCCCAATCCTGTAAGTAAAGGAGACAGGGTTTATTTCACCTTCAGAATAAATAAAAGTGCACATGCCAAGTTTGAGATCTTCACAATTTCAGGACGAAAGATTTATCAAAGTGTAGAAACCGAATTCCCGGAAGGCTTTAACCGGATCTCCTGGAACCTAAGGGACACTTTTGGGGAAAAGGTTTCCAATGGTCTCTATTTTGTAAAATTGTCTATAAAAACCGCCGATGGCCAAAAAAAGGAATTAATAAAAGGTTTTGTGATAGGAAAATAG
- a CDS encoding Trm112 family protein: protein MPIPEKLLEFICCPKCKGDLVYDREHDFLICPNCKLKYPIIDDIPVLIIEEAKPIDDSNSFNS, encoded by the coding sequence ATGCCGATACCCGAAAAGTTATTAGAATTTATTTGTTGTCCAAAATGTAAAGGTGACCTGGTTTATGACCGCGAGCATGATTTCCTCATCTGCCCAAACTGCAAATTAAAGTACCCCATAATAGACGACATTCCCGTTCTTATTATTGAGGAGGCAAAGCCGATAGATGATTCTAATTCTTTTAACTCTTAA
- a CDS encoding DUF2892 domain-containing protein — MNVGTLDAIIRAIVGWALIHLQPVLKVQMSKPLKAILLIIGLILLITAITRYCGLYKLFNISTL, encoded by the coding sequence ATGAACGTTGGTACCCTTGATGCAATAATTAGGGCAATTGTGGGTTGGGCACTAATACACCTACAACCAGTCCTAAAAGTACAGATGAGTAAGCCCCTGAAAGCTATCCTTCTCATTATTGGACTCATCCTACTGATTACAGCCATTACAAGATATTGCGGACTTTACAAACTTTTTAACATATCAACGCTTTAA